A genome region from Bradyrhizobium commune includes the following:
- a CDS encoding dihydrodipicolinate synthase family protein, whose product MSKAKKGVYAAAITSIGADGEPDLKRLVNYCRGLIAAGCDGVAPLGTTGEAAALPFLFRQRVPEALAAAGIAPDAVILGAGSPSLGDAIAIGKASLAAGYSNLLVLPPYYTKEPSDEGLYDYYSRIIEALGDSRLHLYLYHIPQVTMVPISHALVARLRDKFGRIIAGIKDSSGNFDSAKSYVGPEDFDVYPSTEAVLTAGLAAGCAGVISGSTNISAALARDVLRASGAEREALQARLTDFRQTIQKFPLIPAVKQVHAWRTGDSGWLRMLPPLRGLSAEQTASLRREMERLGQIGDARDAA is encoded by the coding sequence ATGAGCAAGGCGAAAAAAGGCGTCTACGCTGCGGCGATCACGTCGATCGGCGCGGATGGCGAGCCCGATCTCAAGCGCCTCGTCAATTATTGCCGCGGATTGATCGCGGCAGGCTGCGACGGCGTCGCGCCGCTCGGCACCACCGGCGAAGCGGCGGCGCTGCCGTTCCTGTTCCGCCAGCGCGTGCCCGAAGCGCTCGCGGCTGCGGGCATCGCTCCGGATGCAGTCATCCTCGGCGCAGGTTCGCCGTCGCTTGGTGACGCCATTGCGATCGGCAAGGCGTCGCTCGCCGCAGGCTATTCCAACCTGCTCGTGCTGCCGCCGTACTACACCAAGGAGCCGTCGGACGAGGGGCTCTACGACTACTACTCACGGATCATCGAGGCGCTCGGCGATAGCCGGCTTCACCTTTATCTCTACCATATCCCGCAGGTGACGATGGTGCCGATCTCGCACGCGCTCGTGGCGCGGCTGCGGGACAAGTTCGGCCGCATCATCGCCGGCATCAAGGATTCCTCGGGCAATTTCGACTCAGCCAAATCCTATGTCGGGCCGGAGGATTTCGACGTCTATCCAAGCACTGAGGCGGTGCTGACCGCAGGCCTTGCCGCCGGCTGTGCCGGCGTGATCTCCGGATCGACCAACATTTCCGCCGCACTTGCCCGCGACGTGCTGCGCGCGAGCGGCGCCGAGCGCGAGGCGCTCCAGGCACGGCTGACGGATTTCCGGCAGACCATTCAGAAATTCCCGCTGATTCCCGCCGTGAAGCAGGTTCATGCCTGGCGCACCGGCGACTCCGGCTGGCTGCGCATGCTGCCGCCTTTGCGCGGCCTGTCGGCGGAACAGACCGCTTCGCTCAGGCGGGAGATGGAGCGGCTGGGTCAGATCGGCGACGCGCGCGACGCCGCCTGA
- a CDS encoding quinone oxidoreductase family protein, which yields MGTTAKAVRMAAQGGPDVLKLETVELAAPGKGEVLLRQTAIGLNFIDVYFRDGSYALDLPAGLGAEAAGVVEAIGEDVTGFRVGDRVAYGGSAPGAYATHRLMPAARLVPIPQSVSDEAAAAVLMKGMTAEYLLNRCVAVKPGQQVLFYAASGGVGLIAGQWGKHLGARMIGVTSGGEKAALALSHGYDAVIDRKTERIPQRVKALTGGKGVAVAYDSVGKDSFESTLASLAPRGFFVTFGATTGAPPPLEAALLQKNGSLYYTRPTLATYIAAREDLVASAAAVFDLVGNGVIKPMIGHRYALAEAATAHRDLEAGSTKGSSLLIP from the coding sequence ATGGGTACGACAGCCAAGGCAGTTCGCATGGCCGCGCAGGGCGGGCCGGATGTCCTGAAACTGGAGACGGTCGAGCTGGCCGCACCGGGCAAGGGCGAGGTGTTGCTGCGGCAGACCGCGATCGGCCTCAACTTCATCGACGTCTATTTCCGCGACGGCTCCTATGCACTGGATCTGCCGGCCGGCCTCGGCGCAGAAGCCGCAGGCGTGGTCGAAGCAATCGGCGAAGACGTAACCGGGTTCAGGGTCGGTGACCGCGTTGCCTATGGCGGCTCGGCGCCCGGCGCCTATGCGACGCACCGGCTGATGCCGGCCGCGCGCCTCGTTCCCATTCCGCAATCCGTCAGTGACGAGGCCGCCGCAGCCGTGCTGATGAAGGGCATGACGGCGGAATATCTCCTGAACCGCTGCGTTGCGGTCAAGCCGGGGCAGCAGGTGCTGTTCTATGCGGCCTCCGGCGGCGTCGGCCTGATCGCCGGCCAATGGGGCAAGCATCTCGGCGCCCGCATGATCGGCGTGACCAGCGGCGGAGAGAAGGCGGCGCTGGCGCTCTCGCATGGCTATGATGCGGTGATCGACCGCAAGACCGAACGGATTCCGCAGAGGGTGAAGGCACTGACCGGCGGCAAGGGCGTCGCAGTCGCCTATGATTCCGTCGGCAAGGACAGCTTTGAATCGACGCTGGCCTCGCTCGCCCCGCGCGGGTTCTTCGTCACCTTCGGTGCCACCACCGGCGCGCCGCCGCCGCTCGAGGCGGCATTGCTCCAGAAGAACGGTTCCCTCTACTATACGAGGCCGACGCTTGCGACCTACATCGCCGCGCGCGAGGATCTGGTGGCCTCGGCCGCCGCCGTGTTCGACCTGGTCGGCAACGGCGTGATCAAGCCGATGATCGGGCACCGCTATGCGCTGGCCGAGGCGGCGACGGCCCATCGCGATCTCGAGGCTGGATCGACAAAAGGGTCCTCGCTGCTGATACCCTGA
- a CDS encoding branched-chain amino acid ABC transporter permease: MGQFAGLLLDSIVSGILVGGFYAAMAVGISIAFGMLGISNIAHPALILLGSFIVYVLNSQFGLDPILVGVLATVPFYFLGTLLYSAYEFAFERRGTQLIRGLAFFFGLLFITEVGLQLIFGVDYRLVEAPYIGPSYNIGPVSLPVRMLIPFLASVLLLIGLQIFFARTFTGRAIMAVAQDKFALQLMGAAPVRVKRIAFGLSTATAAMAGAFLIILQPVEPSMGRDYIGRIFAICVLGGIGSLPGTFIAAVIVGVAESITATFYGPSWSPAIAFGFLLIALVVRPAGLFGRA; the protein is encoded by the coding sequence ATGGGACAGTTCGCAGGATTATTGCTCGATTCCATCGTGTCCGGCATTCTCGTCGGCGGCTTCTACGCCGCCATGGCGGTCGGCATCTCGATCGCCTTTGGCATGCTCGGCATCAGCAACATCGCGCATCCGGCGCTGATCCTGCTCGGATCGTTCATCGTCTATGTGTTGAACTCCCAGTTCGGCCTCGATCCGATCCTGGTCGGCGTGCTCGCGACCGTGCCGTTCTACTTCCTCGGCACGCTGCTCTACAGCGCCTATGAATTCGCCTTCGAGCGGCGCGGAACGCAGTTGATCCGCGGCCTTGCGTTCTTCTTCGGCCTGCTGTTCATCACCGAGGTCGGCCTTCAGCTGATCTTCGGTGTCGACTATCGCCTGGTCGAGGCGCCCTATATCGGGCCGTCCTACAATATCGGGCCGGTCTCGTTGCCGGTCCGGATGCTGATCCCGTTCCTGGCCTCTGTGTTGCTCCTGATCGGCCTGCAAATCTTCTTCGCGCGCACCTTTACCGGTCGTGCCATCATGGCGGTGGCGCAGGACAAGTTCGCGCTTCAGTTGATGGGCGCCGCACCCGTACGCGTCAAGCGCATTGCGTTTGGTCTCTCCACAGCCACCGCGGCGATGGCGGGTGCCTTCCTCATCATTCTCCAGCCGGTCGAGCCGTCGATGGGGCGCGACTATATCGGCCGCATCTTTGCGATCTGCGTCCTCGGCGGCATCGGCTCGTTGCCGGGCACCTTCATCGCGGCTGTGATCGTCGGCGTTGCGGAGAGCATCACGGCGACCTTCTACGGCCCGTCATGGTCGCCCGCGATCGCCTTCGGCTTCCTGCTGATCGCCCTGGTGGTCAGGCCCGCCGGCCTGTTCGGGAGAGCTTGA
- a CDS encoding branched-chain amino acid ABC transporter permease, whose product MSNGRFILLACLVGVALVSASLFVTNEYYVFAAYFVLQYVVLATAWNILGGYVGYVNFGTTAFLAIGLYSAAALNKWLDLPIPVLIPIAGVLCGAVGLAMGYLTIRLRGVYFTIATLALSVVVQTFITNWDYVGGSRGIYIMRPSEVPVFGSYVAYLFFLMTVLAVAAVVTARVIERSTFGFGLAAIRDDETAAAASGVPVLRLKLVAAAISGALMGMAGAPLPFYLTYVEPTSSFSLAYTVNSVAMPLVGGTTSWLGPVIGAVLLGTMQQAMTVMISSSVNLLVVGVLLVIFVIAAPNGILGLIRSIGGKKVDPETNPLAAILVPEKRSSQ is encoded by the coding sequence ATGTCGAACGGGCGCTTCATCCTGCTTGCCTGCCTGGTCGGCGTTGCGCTGGTCTCGGCGAGCCTGTTCGTGACCAACGAGTACTATGTGTTCGCGGCCTACTTCGTCCTGCAATATGTCGTGCTCGCCACGGCCTGGAACATCCTCGGCGGCTATGTCGGCTACGTCAATTTCGGCACCACGGCATTCCTCGCCATCGGGCTCTATAGCGCGGCGGCGCTGAATAAATGGCTCGATCTGCCGATCCCCGTGCTCATTCCCATTGCGGGCGTGTTGTGCGGAGCCGTTGGACTTGCGATGGGATATCTGACGATCCGCCTGCGCGGCGTCTATTTCACCATCGCGACGCTCGCGCTCTCGGTCGTGGTCCAGACCTTCATCACCAATTGGGACTATGTCGGCGGATCGCGCGGGATCTACATCATGCGGCCGAGCGAGGTGCCGGTGTTCGGCAGCTATGTCGCCTATCTCTTCTTCCTGATGACGGTGCTCGCGGTCGCAGCCGTCGTCACCGCGCGCGTGATCGAGCGCTCGACCTTCGGCTTTGGCCTGGCCGCCATTCGCGACGACGAGACCGCGGCGGCCGCGTCCGGCGTTCCCGTGCTGCGGCTCAAGCTGGTCGCGGCCGCCATCAGCGGCGCCCTGATGGGCATGGCCGGCGCGCCGCTGCCGTTCTATTTGACCTATGTCGAGCCGACCTCCTCGTTCAGCCTGGCCTATACCGTGAACAGCGTCGCAATGCCGCTGGTCGGAGGCACCACCAGCTGGCTCGGGCCGGTGATCGGCGCGGTGCTGCTCGGCACCATGCAGCAGGCCATGACAGTGATGATATCGTCATCGGTCAATCTGCTCGTGGTCGGCGTGCTGCTCGTGATCTTCGTGATCGCCGCGCCAAACGGGATCCTTGGATTGATCCGGTCCATCGGCGGCAAGAAGGTGGACCCTGAGACCAATCCGCTTGCGGCGATACTCGTTCCCGAGAAGCGGAGCAGCCAATGA
- a CDS encoding ABC transporter ATP-binding protein, with the protein MTVEASAAAANDLILDARGITKRFGGFVALNKIDLAVRPGERVGLIGPNGSGKSTFTNCLCGALQTDGGSIAFAGRNIDKLSSYQRARLGLGRSFQLPRPFHSLSLLDNLRIPLVYAVNARGGAHLTEQQIRARGTDLLGEFGLGGKLHRLPGDLTQVEMRKLELARAMATDPTLLVSDEALAGLSHSEVDEILSLLLALNKRGVAVIFIEHIMRAVMAFSERLVVLVAGEKIADGAPKDVIADQRVIGAYLGQ; encoded by the coding sequence ATGACGGTCGAGGCGAGCGCCGCGGCGGCGAACGATCTGATTCTCGATGCACGCGGCATCACCAAGCGCTTTGGCGGCTTCGTGGCGTTGAACAAGATCGATCTCGCGGTGCGGCCCGGCGAGCGGGTCGGTCTGATCGGCCCGAACGGCTCGGGCAAAAGCACGTTCACCAACTGCCTGTGCGGTGCGCTCCAGACCGACGGTGGCTCGATCGCGTTCGCGGGCAGGAACATCGACAAGCTGTCCTCCTACCAGCGCGCGCGGCTCGGCCTTGGCCGCAGCTTCCAGCTGCCGCGGCCGTTCCACAGCCTCTCGCTGCTCGACAATCTCCGCATCCCGCTGGTCTATGCCGTCAATGCGCGCGGCGGCGCGCACCTGACCGAGCAGCAGATCCGCGCGCGCGGCACGGACCTGCTCGGCGAGTTCGGTCTCGGCGGCAAGCTGCATCGCCTGCCCGGCGACCTGACCCAGGTCGAGATGCGCAAGCTCGAGCTCGCGCGCGCCATGGCGACGGACCCGACGCTGCTGGTCTCGGACGAGGCGCTCGCGGGCCTGTCGCATTCGGAGGTCGACGAGATCCTGTCGCTGCTGCTGGCGCTCAACAAGCGCGGTGTCGCCGTGATCTTCATCGAGCACATCATGCGCGCGGTGATGGCGTTCTCGGAGCGTCTCGTCGTGCTGGTCGCCGGCGAGAAGATCGCGGACGGAGCGCCAAAGGACGTGATTGCGGATCAGCGGGTGATAGGGGCGTATCTTGGCCAGTAG
- a CDS encoding ABC transporter ATP-binding protein — protein MASSIRIDNVSAGYGSVRVLHNVSLNVAPRETVTLLGTNGNGKSTLIKTIMGVVRPTSGRIVATIDGKDHDLIGKETEEIIDLGVALVPEGRRLFPRLTVEENLLLGAYRPTARARLKDNMAYCYEAFPRLAERRAQLAGTMSGGEQQMLALGRALMSAPSILIVDEPSVGLAPLFVSRTIDMIAQLKERYHLTVLMAEQNFIQAMRIADKGYVIVHGEIAFRGESPEEMQQSDLIRQHYLGM, from the coding sequence TTGGCCAGTAGCATTCGCATCGACAACGTCTCGGCCGGTTATGGATCGGTCCGCGTCCTCCACAACGTGTCGCTGAACGTCGCCCCGCGCGAGACGGTGACGCTGCTCGGCACCAACGGCAACGGCAAGAGCACGCTGATCAAGACCATCATGGGCGTGGTGCGGCCGACCTCGGGCCGTATCGTCGCGACCATCGACGGCAAGGACCATGATCTGATCGGCAAGGAGACCGAGGAGATCATCGATCTCGGCGTGGCGCTGGTGCCCGAAGGCCGCCGGCTGTTTCCGCGCCTCACGGTCGAGGAGAATCTCCTGCTCGGCGCCTATCGTCCGACCGCGCGGGCGCGGCTGAAGGACAACATGGCGTATTGCTACGAGGCGTTCCCGCGGCTGGCGGAACGCCGCGCCCAGCTCGCCGGCACGATGAGCGGCGGCGAGCAGCAGATGCTGGCGCTGGGGCGGGCGCTGATGTCGGCGCCGAGCATTTTGATCGTCGACGAGCCGTCAGTCGGGCTAGCGCCGCTGTTCGTCAGCCGCACCATCGACATGATCGCGCAGCTCAAGGAGCGCTATCATCTGACCGTGCTGATGGCGGAACAGAACTTTATCCAGGCGATGCGGATAGCCGACAAGGGCTATGTGATCGTCCACGGGGAAATCGCCTTCCGCGGCGAAAGCCCCGAAGAGATGCAGCAGAGCGATCTGATACGGCAGCATTACCTCGGCATGTAG
- a CDS encoding amino acid ABC transporter substrate-binding protein, with product MFRLKGFWGVTLALSMMIAAFVSTDAARAADPIKIGFGMQLTGPLAGNGKAALLGAQIWADEVNKAGGLLGRPVELVAYDDQSNPGLVPGIYSKLLDVDKVDLLLSNNTNQTAPAMPTIIQHKRLIMGMFALAINEQFKYPGYFQIQPYGPNGKDSLTRGFFDNAIAMSPKPTTVALVGADAEFAKNALEGARAQAKRLGLTIVYDKVYPPTTVNFTPVLKALQATSPDLVFVASYPSDTVGIIRTAHEINLEPKVFGGAMVGTQYAAIKQQLGEALNGVVSFEQYIPEPTVKFPGIEEMLKKYQAKAAEVGVDALGYYVPAFVYSALQILGEAVTKTGGVDQQQLISYIHGHTFQTVVGDITFGPDGEWVEPRMFAVQFRNIKGNDIQQFTQPGKEVIIFPPKYKSGDLVYPFVNAQKAAQN from the coding sequence ATGTTTCGGCTGAAGGGCTTCTGGGGCGTCACGCTGGCGCTCTCGATGATGATTGCCGCGTTTGTGTCCACCGACGCAGCGCGCGCGGCGGATCCGATCAAGATCGGCTTCGGCATGCAATTGACCGGGCCGCTCGCCGGCAACGGCAAGGCGGCGCTGCTCGGCGCGCAAATCTGGGCCGACGAGGTCAACAAGGCCGGCGGCCTGCTCGGGAGGCCAGTCGAGCTCGTCGCCTATGATGACCAGAGCAACCCCGGCCTCGTGCCCGGCATCTATTCGAAGCTGCTCGACGTCGACAAGGTCGACCTGCTGCTGTCCAACAACACCAACCAGACCGCGCCGGCGATGCCGACGATCATCCAGCACAAGCGGCTGATCATGGGCATGTTCGCGCTCGCCATCAACGAGCAGTTCAAATATCCCGGCTATTTCCAGATCCAGCCCTATGGGCCGAACGGCAAGGATTCGCTGACCCGCGGCTTCTTCGACAACGCGATCGCGATGAGCCCGAAGCCGACCACGGTCGCGCTGGTCGGGGCGGATGCGGAGTTCGCCAAGAACGCGCTCGAAGGCGCCCGGGCACAGGCCAAGCGGCTCGGCCTCACCATCGTCTATGACAAGGTCTATCCACCGACGACGGTGAATTTCACGCCGGTGCTGAAGGCCCTCCAGGCGACGTCGCCGGACCTGGTGTTCGTCGCGTCCTATCCGTCTGATACGGTCGGCATCATCCGGACGGCGCACGAGATCAATCTCGAGCCAAAGGTGTTCGGTGGCGCCATGGTCGGCACACAATATGCCGCGATCAAGCAGCAGCTCGGCGAAGCTCTCAACGGCGTCGTCAGCTTCGAGCAATATATCCCCGAGCCGACCGTCAAATTCCCCGGCATCGAGGAGATGCTCAAGAAGTACCAGGCCAAGGCGGCGGAGGTGGGTGTCGATGCGCTCGGCTATTACGTGCCGGCGTTCGTCTACTCGGCGCTCCAGATCCTCGGCGAGGCCGTGACCAAGACCGGCGGCGTCGATCAGCAGCAGCTGATCAGCTATATCCACGGCCACACGTTCCAGACCGTGGTGGGCGACATCACCTTCGGTCCGGACGGTGAATGGGTCGAGCCACGGATGTTCGCGGTGCAATTCCGCAACATCAAGGGCAACGACATCCAGCAGTTCACCCAGCCCGGCAAGGAAGTGATCATCTTTCCGCCGAAGTACAAGTCCGGCGATTTGGTCTATCCCTTCGTGAATGCGCAGAAGGCCGCGCAGAACTGA
- a CDS encoding NAD(P)-dependent oxidoreductase: MTETIGMLGIGIMGSAMARNLIKAGFAVVGYDPVPAARDRLIDMGGRALSSPKDVVETAAISFASLPSAVALAEAAAVVAGAGGSGQILIECSTLPLSAKRNALAEIENAGKILLDCPVSGTGAQAATGDLVILGSGDEQAFKRCGPAFAGMSRRQVYLGRFGTGSIMKYIANHLVTIHNAAAAEAMLLGMKAGIDPGLIYDTLADSAGTSRMFQMRGPLMRDETYDNPTATIRTHLKDLSIISGFAAELGCMLPVYAAAEQLYHAGEELGFAARDTAAICAVLERMNGFDRPSGADAPIGSSSQS; the protein is encoded by the coding sequence ATGACTGAAACGATCGGCATGCTCGGCATCGGGATCATGGGCTCCGCCATGGCGCGGAATCTGATCAAGGCTGGCTTTGCCGTGGTCGGTTACGATCCCGTGCCGGCGGCACGGGATCGTCTTATTGATATGGGCGGCAGAGCGCTGTCTTCGCCGAAGGATGTTGTTGAGACCGCCGCAATCAGCTTCGCGTCGCTGCCCAGCGCAGTCGCTCTCGCGGAGGCCGCTGCGGTCGTCGCCGGAGCGGGTGGTTCCGGGCAAATTCTGATCGAGTGCTCGACGTTGCCGCTTTCTGCAAAGCGCAACGCACTGGCCGAGATCGAGAACGCGGGAAAGATCCTGCTCGACTGCCCCGTCAGCGGCACCGGCGCGCAGGCCGCAACCGGCGACCTTGTGATCCTCGGCAGCGGCGACGAGCAGGCGTTCAAGCGCTGCGGGCCGGCCTTCGCTGGAATGTCGCGGCGGCAGGTCTATCTCGGCCGGTTCGGCACCGGCAGCATCATGAAATACATCGCCAATCATCTGGTGACGATCCACAATGCTGCGGCAGCCGAGGCGATGCTGCTCGGCATGAAGGCGGGGATCGATCCCGGGCTGATCTACGACACGCTGGCCGACAGCGCAGGGACGTCGCGTATGTTCCAGATGCGCGGACCGCTGATGCGAGACGAGACCTACGACAATCCGACTGCGACCATCCGGACGCATCTGAAGGATCTCTCCATCATCTCCGGCTTCGCCGCCGAGCTCGGATGCATGCTCCCGGTCTACGCTGCGGCAGAGCAGCTCTATCACGCGGGCGAAGAGCTTGGCTTTGCGGCGCGCGACACTGCGGCGATCTGCGCCGTGCTCGAGCGCATGAACGGATTCGACCGTCCCAGCGGCGCAGATGCGCCTATCGGTTCGTCCTCCCAATCATGA
- a CDS encoding DUF1330 domain-containing protein — protein MSAYWCSRVHVTDPETYAKYAALAGPAIEKHGGVFLARGGKQVILEGGNYERSVVARFPSLDAAVKCYNSPEYAEALKYTIGASERHMVAVEGID, from the coding sequence ATGTCTGCCTATTGGTGCTCACGCGTTCACGTGACCGATCCCGAGACCTACGCGAAGTACGCCGCTCTCGCCGGGCCTGCCATCGAGAAGCACGGCGGCGTGTTTCTCGCACGTGGCGGCAAGCAGGTGATCCTCGAGGGCGGCAATTACGAACGCAGCGTCGTTGCTCGCTTCCCGAGCCTCGATGCCGCGGTGAAGTGTTACAACTCGCCCGAATATGCCGAAGCGCTCAAATACACGATCGGTGCTTCAGAGCGCCACATGGTGGCGGTCGAGGGGATAGACTAG
- a CDS encoding TetR/AcrR family transcriptional regulator, which translates to MRYEKGHREETRRRILDVASAQFRESGIAAVGLAGIMSEAGLTNGAFYTHFASKEDLVREVLIDALARREERHKANLENGVPVETVIRDYLSTRHRDGAGTGCPTAALVAEIARHPKATRAAFTGKVADITTLMAEQIRQGSADQRRRKAIAIYSTMVGALQLSRAVNDKQLSDEILDNAVETAIAIANAP; encoded by the coding sequence ATGCGCTACGAGAAGGGACACAGGGAGGAGACGCGCCGGCGCATCCTCGATGTCGCCTCCGCGCAGTTCCGCGAGAGCGGGATCGCCGCGGTCGGCCTCGCCGGCATCATGTCGGAGGCGGGCCTGACCAACGGCGCCTTCTACACGCACTTCGCCTCCAAGGAGGATTTGGTGCGGGAGGTGCTGATCGATGCGCTCGCCCGGCGCGAGGAACGGCACAAGGCCAATCTCGAGAATGGCGTCCCGGTCGAGACCGTCATCCGCGACTATCTCTCGACGCGGCACCGCGACGGCGCCGGAACCGGCTGCCCGACCGCGGCGCTGGTCGCCGAGATTGCGCGGCACCCGAAAGCGACGCGCGCCGCCTTCACCGGCAAGGTCGCCGACATCACCACATTGATGGCGGAGCAGATCCGGCAGGGGTCCGCAGATCAGCGACGGCGCAAGGCGATCGCGATCTATTCGACCATGGTCGGCGCGCTGCAATTGTCGCGCGCGGTGAACGACAAACAATTGTCGGATGAGATCCTTGACAACGCGGTGGAAACGGCGATCGCCATTGCGAACGCGCCCTGA
- a CDS encoding MATE family efflux transporter, translating to MSVEDVAAPILPAIEAPARAAASLRPAVTAAHSASEQRRDALLTAPILSTLIRLALPTVTVLVAQTAVNIAEAYYVGYLGTDALAGAALVFPIFMLMTMMSNGGFGSGVASSVARAVGAGRRDDADAALFHAIVLAVIAGALFTLGVTLGGPALFRTLGGRDGALTAAVTYSSYLFAGAIPVWIVNLQAAALRGSGNVKVPALVTLIGAIVTIPVSPLLIFGFGPVPRLGIGGAGIAFGLYYGAAMLFLLRYMASGRAGLTLRIVPLRARIFGDMLKVGIPTAFNALLTNLTVILVTGAVGLFGTSALAGYGIASRLDYIMIPLLFGISTATLTMVGVNMGAGQTARARKIGWVSGAAGMIMTGTIGLLVAIFPTAWLNLFSHDADVVNEGMTYLRIVAPAYAALGFGFVTSFAAQGTGRAMGPLISSIARILIAAGGGWIAVASFGAGMAGLAAMVTVSLAAYAVLCVLIMLSPSTWRAESIA from the coding sequence ATGTCAGTCGAGGACGTCGCCGCACCGATTTTGCCTGCAATCGAGGCTCCGGCGCGCGCCGCGGCCTCGCTTCGGCCGGCGGTCACGGCCGCCCACAGCGCGAGCGAGCAGCGGCGTGACGCGCTCCTGACGGCGCCGATCCTGTCGACGCTGATCAGGCTTGCGCTGCCGACGGTGACTGTCCTTGTGGCGCAGACCGCGGTCAATATCGCGGAGGCGTATTATGTCGGCTATCTCGGCACCGATGCGCTGGCAGGCGCCGCGCTGGTGTTTCCGATCTTCATGCTGATGACCATGATGTCGAATGGCGGGTTCGGCTCCGGCGTCGCCTCCTCGGTCGCGCGCGCGGTCGGTGCGGGCCGTCGTGACGATGCCGATGCGGCGCTGTTCCACGCCATCGTGCTGGCCGTCATCGCGGGGGCGCTGTTCACGCTGGGGGTGACCCTCGGCGGCCCGGCGCTGTTCCGCACGCTCGGCGGCCGTGACGGCGCGCTCACCGCCGCCGTCACCTATTCCAGCTATCTCTTTGCCGGCGCCATTCCGGTCTGGATCGTCAACCTCCAGGCGGCGGCGCTGCGCGGCTCCGGCAACGTCAAGGTGCCCGCGCTGGTGACGCTGATCGGCGCGATCGTCACCATCCCGGTCTCGCCGCTCCTGATCTTCGGCTTCGGTCCGGTGCCGCGGCTCGGCATCGGCGGCGCCGGCATCGCCTTCGGCCTCTATTACGGTGCGGCGATGCTGTTTTTGCTGCGCTACATGGCTTCCGGCCGCGCCGGCCTGACGCTGCGCATCGTGCCGCTCCGCGCAAGGATTTTTGGCGACATGCTGAAGGTTGGCATCCCCACCGCCTTCAATGCGTTGCTCACCAACCTCACCGTCATTCTCGTCACCGGCGCGGTCGGCCTGTTCGGCACATCGGCGCTTGCCGGCTACGGTATCGCGTCGCGGCTCGACTACATCATGATCCCGCTGCTGTTCGGCATCAGCACGGCGACGCTGACCATGGTCGGCGTCAACATGGGCGCGGGCCAGACTGCACGGGCGCGAAAGATCGGCTGGGTCAGCGGCGCCGCCGGCATGATCATGACCGGCACGATCGGCCTGCTGGTTGCGATCTTCCCGACCGCCTGGCTCAATCTCTTCAGCCACGACGCAGACGTGGTGAACGAGGGCATGACCTATCTGCGCATCGTCGCACCAGCCTATGCCGCGCTCGGCTTCGGCTTCGTCACCTCCTTCGCTGCCCAGGGCACCGGCCGCGCCATGGGACCGCTGATCTCCTCGATCGCGCGGATCCTGATCGCGGCCGGCGGCGGCTGGATTGCCGTCGCAAGCTTCGGCGCGGGCATGGCGGGGCTCGCCGCCATGGTCACGGTGTCGCTCGCCGCCTATGCCGTGCTCTGCGTGCTGATCATGCTGTCGCCCTCGACCTGGCGTGCCGAGTCGATTGCGTAG